Part of the Enterobacter pseudoroggenkampii genome, CAGGCCATGAGGATTAAGGCTGGTAAATCCCAACGCCAGAATCGTTTTCTTTACGGGTACGCGAGATCACGGATTCCGGTGACTCGGCAATGCGCAGGCCCATTTCGTCCTCGGTGCGGACTACCTTCGCGCGCAGCGAGTTGGTCAGCACTTCAACAATCTCGACGTCTACGAATTTACCGATCATATCCGGGGTGCCTTCAAAGTTCACCACGCGGTTGTTCTCGGTACGACCGGACAGTTCCATAATGCTCTTGCGTGAGGTGCCTTCCACCAGAATGCGCTGAACGGTGCCGAGCATGCGGCGGCTCCAGGCGTTGGCCTGCTGAAGGATACGCTCCTGCAGAATATACAGACGCTGTTTCTTCTCTTCTTCCGGAACATCGTCAACCATATCGGCCGCAGGTGTTCCAGGACGCGCAGAGAAGATGAAGCTGTAGCTGACGTCAAAATTCACTTCACCGATGAGCTTCATGGTGCGCTCGAAGTCATCAGCGGTTTCGCCAGGGAAGCCGACGATAAAGTCGGAGCTAATCTGGATATCCGGACGCGCTTCACGCAGCTTGCGGATGGTGGACTTGTACTCCAGCACCGTATGCGGGCGGCCCATCAGGTTCAGCACGCGGTCAGAGCCGCACTGAATTGGCAGGTGCAGGAAGCTCACCAGCTCTGGCGTATCGCGATAGACGTCAATAATGTCGTCGGTAAATTCCATCGGATGGCTGGTGGTAAAGCGAATGCGGTCGATACCGTCAATCGCGGCCACCAGACGCAGCAGTTCGGCAAAGCTGCCGGTGGTGCCGTCGTAGTTTTCCCCGCGCCAGGCGTTAACGTTCTGGCCCAGCAGGTTCACTTCGCGAACGCCCTGCGCGGCAAGCTGTGCGATTTCAAACAGAATGTCATCTGCCGGGCGGCTGACCTCTTCACCACGGGTGTACGGTACCACGCAGTAAGTACAGTATTTGTTGCAGCCTTCCATGATGGAGACGAAGGCGGTTGGGCCATCGGCGCGCGGCTCAGGCAGACGGTCAAACTTTTCGATTTCCGGGAAACTGACGTCAACGACCGGGCTGCGGTTGCCGCGAACCTGATTGATCATCTCGGGCAGGCGGTGCAGAGTCTGAGGACCAAAGACAATATCCACATACGGGGCTCTCTGGCGGATCAGCTTGCCTTCCTGCGACGCAACGCAGCCACCCACGCCGATGATCAGGTCCGGATTTTTTCGCTTGAGAAGCTTCCAGCGGCCTAACACGTGAAAGACTTTTTCCTGCGCTTTTTCACGAATCGAACAGGTGTTCAGCAGCAGCACGTCCGCTTCTTTCACATTTTCTGTCAGCTGGTATCCGTGGGTTGAATCCAGCAGATCGGCCATCTTGGATGAATCGTATTCGTTCATCTGACAGCCCCAGGTTTTTATATGGAGTTTTTTAGTCATCGACTTGCTCAGCTCAGGATTGCAAGCCGCGTATTGTAATGCTTTGGTGGGGTTGTGACCAGTATGAAGGTTATGTGTCTCAGGACCGCAAAAATCCGGTAAACTTAAGGGATTCTCCAATAAGGAAAATTGACCATGACACTCCTACACACCGAAGTTGCCGTTGTCGGCGGCGGTATGGTCGGCGGCGCGCTGGCGCTGGGGCTGGCGCAGCAGGGATTTGAGGTAACGGTAATTGAACAGGCTGCACCGCCGGCCTTCGATCCCGCCAGCAAACCGGATGTGCGCATTTCCGCGATCAGCGCGGCTTCCGTCGATCTGCTGCGCGGGCTGGGCGTCTGGGAGGCGGTGCTGGCAATGCGCGCCCATCCTTACAGCCGTCTTGAAACCTGGGAGTGGGAAAATGCCCACGTTGCGTTTGATGCCGCTGAGCTGAAGCTGCCGCGCCTGGGTTATATGGTGGAAAACAACGTGCTCCAGCTGGCGCTCTGGCAGGCGCTGGAGACGCATCCGAAGGTGACGCTGCGTTTTCCGGCCTCGATTAAGGCACTGCATCCTCACGAGAGCGGCTATCTACTGACGCTCGACAGCGGCGATGAACTGGCCGTGAAGCTGGTCGTTGGGGCGGACGGCGCTAACTCGCAGGTCAGACAGATGGCGGGTATCGGGGTTCATGCCTGGCAGTATGAGCAGTCCTGCATGCTGATTACCGTCGAGTGCGAGAATGCGCCGGGAGAGAGCACCTGGCAGCACTTTACGCCGAACGGCCCGCACGCCTTTTTACCGCTGTTTGATAACTGGGCGTCGCTGGTGTGGTACGACAAACCGGCGCGTATTCGCCAGCTGCAGGGGCTTTCAATGGAACAATTGCAGCGGGAAATCCGCCTGCACTTCCCGAGCCGCTTGGGCAACGTTACGCCCGTCGCCGCCGGGGCGTTCCCGCTCACGCGCCGTCACGCTTTGCAGTATGCCCGTGAAGGGCTGGCGCTGGTGGGCGATGCGGCACACACCATTCATCCGCTGGCCGGGCAGGGCGTGAACCTGGGGTATCGAGATGTCGATGCGTTACTGGATGTGCTGGGCAGCGCCCGCGGACACGCGGAAAACTGGGCCAGCCATCAGGTGCTAAAGCGTTACCAGACGCGGCGCATGGCGGACAATTTCATCATGCAGTCGGGGATGGATCTGTTCTATGCCGGGTTCAGCAATGACTTAGCCCCGGTGCGCATTCTGCGTAATATTGGCCTGATGGCAGCGGAACGCGCCGGTGGTCTTAAGCGTCAGGCCCTGAAGTACGCCCTCGGACTCTAAACTTTTTTCCCTCTCCCCGTGGGAGAGGGCCAGGGTGAGGGCATCAGGCCGCACAATTCTGTACAAAAACAAAAAAGCCCGCAGAGCGGGCTTTTTTGTTACTAAGTGGCTGGGGTGCAGGGATTCGAACCCCGGAATGCTGGTATCAGAAACCAGAGCCTTACCGCTTGGCGACACCCCAATTGCGTTAAACAAACTGCTTAACGACTTTTTAAATTGGCTGGGGTACGAGGATTCGAACCTCGGAATGCCGGAATCAGAATCCGGTGCCTTACCGCTTGGCGATACCCCAACAATTTTTTTTCATTACCGAACAACATCGATAATCTAAATTTGGTGGCTACGACGGGATTCGAACCTGTGACCCCATCATTATGAGTGATGTGCTCTAACCAACTGAGCTACGTAGCCAGTACTGCAATCTTCGATGGCTGGGGT contains:
- the miaB gene encoding tRNA (N6-isopentenyl adenosine(37)-C2)-methylthiotransferase MiaB — translated: MTKKLHIKTWGCQMNEYDSSKMADLLDSTHGYQLTENVKEADVLLLNTCSIREKAQEKVFHVLGRWKLLKRKNPDLIIGVGGCVASQEGKLIRQRAPYVDIVFGPQTLHRLPEMINQVRGNRSPVVDVSFPEIEKFDRLPEPRADGPTAFVSIMEGCNKYCTYCVVPYTRGEEVSRPADDILFEIAQLAAQGVREVNLLGQNVNAWRGENYDGTTGSFAELLRLVAAIDGIDRIRFTTSHPMEFTDDIIDVYRDTPELVSFLHLPIQCGSDRVLNLMGRPHTVLEYKSTIRKLREARPDIQISSDFIVGFPGETADDFERTMKLIGEVNFDVSYSFIFSARPGTPAADMVDDVPEEEKKQRLYILQERILQQANAWSRRMLGTVQRILVEGTSRKSIMELSGRTENNRVVNFEGTPDMIGKFVDVEIVEVLTNSLRAKVVRTEDEMGLRIAESPESVISRTRKENDSGVGIYQP
- the ubiF gene encoding 3-demethoxyubiquinol 3-hydroxylase; amino-acid sequence: MTLLHTEVAVVGGGMVGGALALGLAQQGFEVTVIEQAAPPAFDPASKPDVRISAISAASVDLLRGLGVWEAVLAMRAHPYSRLETWEWENAHVAFDAAELKLPRLGYMVENNVLQLALWQALETHPKVTLRFPASIKALHPHESGYLLTLDSGDELAVKLVVGADGANSQVRQMAGIGVHAWQYEQSCMLITVECENAPGESTWQHFTPNGPHAFLPLFDNWASLVWYDKPARIRQLQGLSMEQLQREIRLHFPSRLGNVTPVAAGAFPLTRRHALQYAREGLALVGDAAHTIHPLAGQGVNLGYRDVDALLDVLGSARGHAENWASHQVLKRYQTRRMADNFIMQSGMDLFYAGFSNDLAPVRILRNIGLMAAERAGGLKRQALKYALGL